DNA from Daucus carota subsp. sativus chromosome 1, DH1 v3.0, whole genome shotgun sequence:
agcttggaaacgaaattggggctagcaaaacgtaaatctatctaagatactaactatagaaatgactaggtagaaaagATGGGTAGGTAGATAGGTAGGTCATTACAAGTAAAGACaagggggtatttataactaaagaattagggtttaggggtagggtggctaaatcttgaccatccatgtgccttgtgtgttgggaGGATTGTAGCCCTCCATGTGCCCTCTtgcttgccaactctctttgattttcttcttttcttttctttttcttcccttgtttttgcattttttcttttttctttatttatcaacaatttcctgaaataaaataaataagcgatagatactacgaaaataaacaaaagataggcacttaaatatgcaaaaatatggactaatcaaacttccccatacctatcttttgctcgtcctcgagtaaaaatcaaaagaaaagaaaataaactacgaaaactagatgcgattcctaggctccttttcgtaggcgtgacgggtgattttaggttcaccaacccgttaaactcgtagacgatctctacaagaggagtgttgtctcctaagggtttacagaagatatacccataaaatcttcgagacattctagcaagtgtctactcgactcggCTCttatttcgttggtgttaacaaaaagtgcttctaaggaaaatacgactcaaagactcttttagtaataatcaagatacagttgcctctaatctacttgaattgacacaaaaatttactagaaatccaaggagtgtaatgaatttaaggcctttgatggatcctaatcgtctaataacattttctccttttcaaccaattttgaactgacccaatctctatcgaaataaatatctagccaaacttcacaaacccttattcttttttttcttttcttcttctttttttttcctttttttgcattgactttattttgtccgttttcttaggctaacaatgttacccatgtagtgagctttaggtcagtgactcccaaaccaaatggtcttagggcactaggttttgaaatcccccgacgGACTTAATAACTTGAGTAACAAAGgacacaaaacgagactagtcaatctacttttgcccatttatctaaagattttatctataaacaacaatgggtattgaagtagttattccttttctttttctatctttttttttctcttttttttattcgcaaaggttcgattcgacattgtttcaacgtgtgggttctctctcaggtatcaaataatatcactagacaatctctccatcaaaggtcttgtgcaaatgtgtgtgccatcttggaattacgagtacaaatcggtcgatacaagtttcaaaaagacaaccttactcaactacgttcaaattatctaaaagacactacatatgtATACTTCTAGAAAACAtgctaacaccaactactcctaaagttcgagtgagggaaagacaacttagctaaaacatctctatttttggattttctaatttttcaattttttgggttttttttatcattttttagaattacactaaagaCCTCCCcgtacctaaatcatgcattgtcctcaatgtatgcaaaagagagaattgaaataagagagtaaagaggaaaaatacctgaataggagatgaagggatttttattaactactgaaacaACTTACGTGATCAAGGgtcgatgaggtggatgacctcttcctccgaatcaacaggcaattctaaaaatggtttaagacgttgaccattaactttaaaaacattaccatttttaggatcctgaatttcaacaGCACCATGAGGGAAAACAACTTGAACAACGTAAGGACCatcccatctagaacgcaacttaccgggaaacaaatgaagcctagaattgtagagaagaactttttggccgggagaaaaggattttctcaaaatggttttatcatggaaggccttggttctctctttgtaaattttagcgtTTTCGTAGGCATCATTCCTAAGTTCGTCTAACTCGATCAATTGTAAATTCCTatgactaccggcggtgggtaagtcgaagttcaattccgtaatggcccacatggccctatgctctagctaaaccggcaaatggcaagctttaccatacacgagtctatagggagacattcctaagacggtcttaTAGGCGGTCCGATATGCCCATAAGGCGTCTATCAACTTGGTTGACCAATCCTTCCTATTCGAGTTGAccgtcttttctaagatttgcttaatttgccggttcgacacctctacttggccactagtttgaggatgataaggggtagcaagcctatgagtgatggagtaTTTCTTAAGAAGAGACTCGAATTGACGATTCTTAAAATGGgtcccttggtcactaatgatTGCCCTAGGAGTtccaaatcgagaaaagatattctctttaaggaatctaagcacaactttgttgtcattggacCGGGTCGGGATGGCTTCTACCCATTTGGAAACATAATCTACCGCGAGAAGGATGTAAAGGTGGCTAAACGAACTAGGAAATGGGcccatgaaatctatgccccacacatcaaaaAGCTCTATAACAAGAATTGGGCTCATAGTTATCATGTTTctcctagtgattcttcctagatGTTGACACCTACAACAAGCGGAACAATACTTggcggcatccttaaacaaactaggccaataaaaaccacattggaggattttagcggcggtttttttcgcactaaaatgacctccacatgcttgatcgtgacaaaacgagaggatactatgaaactcactatttgggacacacctcctaatgatttggTCGGGACAATGTTTAAAGAGATACGGTTCatcccaaaagaaatgtttcacttgagaaaagaacttggctttataattcttggaccatgtcgagggaatgtcaccggttgctaagtaattgactatgtcggcgaaccaagggagagtgAAAATCGAGAGAAGGTGCTCATCGGGAAATgactcgcttaagggcaagtcgTTAGTGGATTCAACTACTAATCGAGAGAGGTGATCGGCAACGACATTCTCACAGcctttcttatccctaatctctaagtcaaactcttggagcaacaacACCCATCTAATCAAGTGGGCTTTTGAatcttttttagagaaaaggtacttaagagcggcatggtcggtgtaaacaatgattttggacccgataagataagagcgaaatttttctaaggcaaagactacggctagaagctccttctcggtggtagagtaattgagttgggcatcatttaaggtcttactagcgTAGTAAATGACGTGAGGCCTCTTATAtattcgttgtcctaaaaccgctcctatCGCATAATTGGATGCGTCACACATAagctcaaaaggttgactccaatcgggagacttcatgatcggggccgaaGTCAATTCTCTCTTAAGGTCTTCGAAAGAATGAACACATTCTCTTGTGaactcgaatttgacatccttagctagaaggttggtcaaaggtcgggcTTTTTACTAAAATCCTGaatgaatctacgataaaatcccgcatgtccaaggaaagaacgaatttccttaacggacttgggaggtgggagattagctattaggtcgaccttagccttgtctacttcgatcccattttcagaaattttgtgtcctaGAACGATACCCTCtttaaccatgaaatgacatttctcccaatttaacactagatccgtttcctcacaccttttcaacactcgatctagattgttaaggcattggtgaaaagatggaccaaagatggaaaagtcatctatgaagacttctagaaagtcacctatcatttccgagaagatgctagtcatgcacctttggaacgtggatgggcccgtggttaggcCGAAAGCTAAGCGTCTATACgcgaaggttccaaaagggcaagtgaaggtggtcttttcttggtcttcgggtgcaatcgggatttgaaaatatcccgagtaaccatctaagaagcaataaaaGGCATGACCCACTAACctctctagcatttgatcgataaaaGGAAAAGGGAAATGgtctttcctagtgacggcattgagcttcctaaagtctatgtacattctccaaccggattggacAGGGGTTGGGACTTGCTCATTATTCTCGTTTGTCACCAAAGTAATGCCCGATTTCTTAGGCACTACATGGacgggactcacccacttactatcggaaatgggatagatgatcccattgtctaagcatttaagaatttctttcttaactacctccataatgggaggattcaacctcctttgaggttctctcacgggctttgcatcttctaccaaatgaatcctatgttggacaatcgccggtctaattcctttaatgtccgaaatgctccaccctatcgctcccttatgctttctaaggattcctaaaagttcttcctcttgtgatgtagtcaaattagaggcaatgataacAGGGTATGACTCGTTAGGGCCTAGAAAATcatacttaagagtgtcgggaagaggtttgagttctaactccggcggttgtgactcaacggttttatttggtaaaggcaaatgctcgggttcaacatcacgctTTTGACTCGTTGtaggaatggtggattctaacatttggttgacctcatgtgtgtagtcggaaacatcccaatcctctccaaaatgttttaagcaaaattcaagggcatctttaggattcatgagatcttgatcaactatttcatcaattagattgACATCCATAGGTTAATCATAGAAGtcatcggattgtttccctacatgaaagatgttgagatcgattgtcatgttgccaaatgttagcttcattaagtcgttcctacaattaatcaacgcgttggatgtagctaaaaagggtcgtcctaggatgatgggaatttgattcttcggATTCTTAACCggctcggtctctaggacgacaaaatctacgggaaaaacgaaatcacctactttaattagcacatcttcgatcattcctttaggaattttcacggatcgatcggctaattgaagtgtgacattggtTTGCCGGAGCTCTCCTAAacctaaagcttggtagacagaatatggaaggagattaacactagcccctaaatcaagtaacgccttatccacaaaagtttctcctatgacacatgaaattgtaggacaaccggggtccttgtatttcacgggaatttggtttgagagaatcgaactaatgtgagatgtaaggaaagctttcttagggacatggttggttctcttatgggtacataactccttaagacacttagcatatgaaggaatttgtcgaattgcatctaaaaggggtatgttgaccttgacttgcttaaacacttccaaaatcttctccatttgagccgattgcttcggtgaaataagtctttgtgggtacgggactctcggtttatagactacttcactttgcaactcgggtttcgggtttggatcactcgactcctcacgggcttttgaactctcgggtttgtcatgattaatggtagtgaagggtggacttggattagaagtcgaatcccctttTTCACCAAGGTCTTCACCAACGTAAGTATCTACttgtttacccgacctaagagaaatAACCGCatgcacattatccgggggtctttgattaagaggaaattttgggttcggctccggttgactcgggaatttgttcttttctcgttcacacaacgtgcttgctaattgactcaattgggactctaacttagagacggcttgcacattcgaatgcaaaagttgcctatcttgagttaaagtttgcatgaaggtttgttgggattgagtcaagttagtttgcgatttcactaatgcctctatgctcttttctaaggaattgagtctcttatccgaatcattaaaaccgagaggatttaacggagcttgactcggcttttgataattcggaaaagaattGGGATTGGGCCTAGGAAAATTAGGTTGTGAGGCTTGAAAATTTTTcccttggttccacgagaaattcgggtgattcttccacccggggttgtacgttggtgcaaacgggtcatttctaggcttgggttgaaacatcgcgttcacttgctcaaaatcatgagattgttggatctcgggatggggagcattatagttcgggaacataggcaAAGATGAAGGGCTACTATGAGACTCCAAATcttcgagtctcttagtaagggttgctaatttggcatcggttgccacattgtttcctatcgagtgcaaacccctagagctagacgcctcgatcgactttttaggttccctagtagactcccataacattgttttctcggctaagtcctcgaaaaattcccacccttgatcctcatctttctccatgaattttccttggcacatagactctaacaaagcggttgtttgactatctaaggcctcgtaaacaatttt
Protein-coding regions in this window:
- the LOC135151602 gene encoding uncharacterized protein LOC135151602, which produces MWAITELNFDLPTAGSHRNLQLIELDELRNDAYENAKIYKERTKAFHDKTILRKSFSPGQKVLLYNSRLHLFPGKLRSRWDGPYVVQVVFPHGAVEIQDPKNGNVFKVNGQRLKPFLELPVDSEEEVIHLIDP